One genomic window of Sphingobacterium oryzagri includes the following:
- a CDS encoding DUF3822 family protein, translated as MKYTSNNFHLHYIPQYRLLIQSDFLEDTLLVLDESNEIQALYSYPSNNPDTEAAKLLGLPFQDVTISLPLQSLVFVPTEVYNSRDIEHYQDFMIDENKTRTQTFHIEQLGITALYQYDLLLRNRWATLFPAARLLSDSQVMLSSLATDLPAQGTILGLHVKDKQVELFVFSAGTLQLYNIFDIETQDDLQYFILHACNTLDIAARFDKVILSGIDSTHNFAHVAGQYTDLAEFFTPKTTVHTADETVEAKISSFNLLADYPTCVS; from the coding sequence ATGAAGTACACGTCAAACAATTTTCATCTACATTATATCCCGCAATACCGCCTGCTCATTCAGTCGGATTTTTTGGAAGATACCTTACTGGTATTGGATGAATCAAATGAAATTCAAGCGTTATATTCCTATCCATCCAATAATCCCGATACCGAAGCGGCAAAATTACTGGGTTTGCCTTTTCAGGATGTAACGATCAGTTTGCCGTTGCAAAGCTTGGTGTTTGTTCCCACGGAAGTATACAATAGTCGTGATATCGAGCATTACCAAGACTTTATGATCGATGAAAATAAGACGCGCACACAGACGTTTCATATCGAACAGCTTGGCATCACGGCGCTTTACCAGTATGATTTGCTTTTGCGTAACCGTTGGGCAACCTTATTTCCGGCCGCGCGCTTGTTAAGCGATTCGCAGGTTATGCTATCCTCGCTGGCGACAGACCTTCCTGCGCAAGGAACTATTTTGGGTCTGCATGTCAAAGATAAACAAGTCGAACTCTTTGTGTTTAGCGCCGGCACACTCCAGCTTTACAATATTTTCGACATCGAAACCCAAGACGATTTACAATATTTTATACTGCATGCCTGCAACACATTAGATATCGCTGCGCGCTTTGATAAGGTGATCCTTTCCGGAATAGACAGCACGCATAATTTTGCCCATGTTGCCGGGCAATATACCGATTTAGCGGAGTTTTTCACACCTAAAACTACGGTGCATACTGCTGATGAGACTGTTGAAGCCAAAATCTCCTCGTTTAACCTGTTAGCCGATTATCCAACATGCGTATCATAG
- a CDS encoding (Fe-S)-binding protein, whose protein sequence is MRVELFVPCVIDQVYPETAFNSIKLLQKAGCEVHYNPNQTCCGQPAYNAGFWDEAKKIGLKFLDDFADDCYVVAPSASCTSMIKNGYDDLFTNSTSHNRCRNLQSNIYELSDFLVNVLKKEYFGAELVGSAVYHDSCTSLRTCNVHNEPRKLLQQVGGLELLDVAQPESCCGFEPSFTVKFAGISTAMAEQNIQQAVAAKADYIISTDSTCLLQLQAYIDKHQLPIKTKHIADVLTSGWANI, encoded by the coding sequence ATGAGGGTAGAATTATTTGTTCCCTGCGTTATCGACCAGGTATATCCCGAAACCGCCTTCAACAGTATAAAATTGTTACAGAAAGCAGGTTGTGAGGTGCATTACAACCCCAATCAAACCTGCTGCGGCCAACCCGCCTACAACGCCGGGTTTTGGGATGAAGCCAAAAAAATAGGCTTGAAGTTTTTGGATGATTTCGCTGACGATTGCTACGTCGTCGCGCCATCTGCATCATGCACGAGCATGATCAAAAATGGCTATGACGATTTGTTTACCAATTCAACATCCCATAATCGTTGTCGTAATCTGCAAAGTAATATTTACGAACTCAGTGATTTTTTGGTAAATGTGCTTAAAAAGGAGTATTTTGGAGCAGAGTTGGTAGGCTCCGCGGTGTATCACGATTCTTGCACATCGTTGCGCACCTGCAACGTGCATAATGAGCCTCGGAAGCTCTTGCAACAGGTTGGTGGGCTTGAGTTGCTCGATGTCGCCCAGCCAGAAAGCTGTTGCGGATTTGAGCCGTCTTTTACGGTTAAGTTTGCTGGTATATCAACCGCAATGGCCGAGCAAAATATCCAGCAGGCGGTAGCAGCAAAGGCAGATTACATCATCTCTACCGATAGCACCTGCTTGCTGCAATTGCAAGCATATATCGATAAACATCAACTACCGATCAAGACAAAACATATAGCCGATGTGCTGACATCTGGCTGGGCAAATATTTAA
- a CDS encoding polyprenol monophosphomannose synthase: MADSLVIIPTYNEKENIEKIIRKVFSLSVPFDILIVDDGSPDGTGNIVKALQNEFGGQLFIEERSGKLGLGTAYIHGFKWALARQYDYIFEMDADFSHNPDDLIRLREACLRGADMAIGSRYVQGVNVVNWPMSRVLMSYFASVYVRLIMRIDVQDATAGFVCFSRKVLEKIPLDKIKFVGYAFQIEMKFKAIQYGFKVVEVPIIFTDRTEGVSKMSTRIFREAFFGVIQLKMESWFKKYN; the protein is encoded by the coding sequence GTGGCCGATAGTTTAGTCATAATTCCGACGTATAATGAAAAGGAAAATATAGAGAAGATTATTCGTAAAGTTTTCTCGCTTTCCGTACCGTTTGATATTTTAATTGTAGATGATGGATCGCCGGACGGAACCGGTAACATCGTCAAGGCGCTGCAAAACGAATTTGGCGGTCAGCTATTTATTGAAGAGCGTAGTGGTAAGTTAGGCTTGGGAACAGCTTATATACACGGTTTTAAGTGGGCGCTAGCTCGTCAATACGATTATATTTTTGAGATGGATGCCGACTTTAGCCATAACCCGGATGATCTTATTCGCTTGCGTGAAGCTTGTCTTCGCGGTGCAGATATGGCCATTGGCTCGCGTTATGTACAGGGCGTTAATGTGGTCAACTGGCCAATGAGTCGCGTGCTAATGTCTTATTTTGCGTCGGTATACGTGCGGCTTATTATGCGTATTGATGTGCAGGATGCAACGGCCGGTTTCGTTTGCTTTTCGCGTAAGGTGCTGGAGAAGATTCCGCTAGATAAAATCAAGTTTGTAGGCTATGCTTTCCAGATAGAAATGAAGTTTAAAGCTATTCAGTACGGTTTCAAGGTCGTGGAAGTTCCCATTATTTTTACCGACCGTACGGAGGGCGTTTCCAAGATGAGTACGCGGATCTTCCGAGAGGCTTTCTTTGGTGTTATCCAGCTAAAAATGGAGAGTTGGTTTAAAAAGTACAATTAA
- a CDS encoding peptide MFS transporter: MTENSSLTLDNHTGEERVLGHPAGLFVLFFTEMWERFSFYGMRVLLIQFLTASVLGSNPGWGWTAEQAGALYGTYAMLLYITPIFGGVIADKFIGSRAAVIIGAAIMTLGHASMAFDSPIMFFIGLGGLVIGTGFFKPNMPAILGEMYKLFPAKKDGAYTIFYMGVNAGAFFGMMLCGYLAETVGWHWGFGLAGIFMLLGTFQFWLASPLLGRLGILDKKSSVDSEAVKSNLEEGETKHNKYTKVDVVLMIVVGIVGLIYAFNDPLSKNNVLDVFAFLDTESFRGQNIMVVGALVLFLLLIVLRIQRYAKVVRDRMYGVILLGFFLIFFFMSFEQGATSLVLVARDYVDRELTGNSLLAFNVINTLLTIVPLIIISWVLIKLALATWTKIAWSNIILFTCFLLIWGAAIWMLYNEFTAEKSAIKVSWFSILNSFFIIALASSVSKIWESKFNPTAAMKYGFGLILVAIGFLILGVGALGAGDGVKISMVFLVLTYLFHTLGELFISPVGLSYVSKLVPARMLAFMFGMWYLAIAIAQKLAAILGGQVETIQQDYSLSHFFFLFTIIPAAAGLLVMVLNPIIKKLMHGVK; this comes from the coding sequence ATGACAGAGAATTCTTCGTTAACACTCGATAACCACACGGGTGAAGAACGAGTATTAGGACATCCGGCAGGACTGTTTGTTCTTTTTTTTACCGAAATGTGGGAGCGCTTTTCCTTTTACGGAATGCGTGTACTATTAATCCAATTTTTAACTGCATCTGTCTTAGGAAGTAATCCCGGTTGGGGTTGGACCGCCGAGCAGGCTGGTGCGTTGTATGGTACCTACGCCATGCTCCTGTATATCACGCCGATATTTGGCGGTGTTATCGCCGATAAATTTATTGGATCGCGTGCTGCCGTTATTATTGGTGCGGCCATTATGACATTAGGTCATGCTTCGATGGCTTTTGATTCGCCAATCATGTTTTTTATCGGATTAGGCGGCTTGGTAATTGGTACAGGCTTTTTTAAGCCCAACATGCCGGCTATCCTAGGAGAAATGTACAAGCTTTTTCCTGCAAAAAAAGATGGCGCTTACACGATTTTTTATATGGGCGTAAACGCCGGTGCATTCTTCGGTATGATGCTCTGCGGTTACTTAGCAGAAACCGTAGGTTGGCATTGGGGCTTTGGTCTGGCAGGCATTTTTATGCTGCTCGGCACCTTCCAATTTTGGCTTGCTAGTCCGTTATTAGGCCGATTAGGCATACTCGATAAGAAAAGTTCAGTTGATAGTGAGGCGGTAAAAAGCAACTTGGAAGAAGGGGAGACCAAACACAACAAATATACAAAAGTCGATGTCGTATTGATGATTGTTGTGGGCATTGTGGGGCTGATTTACGCTTTTAACGATCCGCTTTCCAAAAACAATGTGCTTGATGTTTTTGCTTTTCTGGATACCGAAAGTTTTCGTGGGCAAAATATCATGGTGGTTGGGGCATTGGTTTTATTCCTGTTGCTCATTGTATTACGTATACAACGTTATGCTAAAGTGGTACGCGATCGTATGTATGGCGTCATCCTCTTAGGCTTTTTCTTGATTTTCTTCTTTATGAGTTTTGAGCAGGGCGCGACCTCGTTAGTGCTTGTCGCTCGGGATTATGTCGATAGAGAGTTGACAGGAAACAGCCTGTTGGCCTTTAATGTTATTAACACGCTGCTTACGATCGTTCCGTTAATCATTATTTCCTGGGTATTGATTAAACTGGCATTAGCTACCTGGACCAAAATTGCCTGGTCGAATATCATTCTTTTTACGTGTTTTCTACTGATTTGGGGAGCAGCTATCTGGATGCTTTACAATGAGTTTACGGCAGAGAAGTCGGCTATTAAAGTGTCTTGGTTTTCGATATTAAACTCCTTTTTTATTATTGCATTAGCCTCGTCGGTATCTAAGATTTGGGAATCGAAGTTTAATCCTACCGCCGCTATGAAATATGGATTTGGCCTTATTCTGGTGGCCATCGGTTTCTTGATTTTGGGTGTTGGCGCGTTAGGTGCTGGTGATGGCGTGAAGATCTCCATGGTATTTTTGGTGTTAACTTATCTTTTCCATACGCTTGGTGAGCTTTTCATTTCACCGGTGGGCTTATCATACGTTTCCAAGCTAGTACCGGCGCGTATGCTGGCCTTCATGTTTGGTATGTGGTATTTAGCTATTGCCATCGCACAGAAGCTCGCAGCCATACTTGGTGGGCAGGTCGAGACGATTCAACAAGATTACTCCTTGAGTCATTTCTTCTTTTTATTTACCATTATTCCCGCCGCAGCAGGTCTTTTGGTGATGGTCTTAAATCCCATCATTAAAAAGCTGATGCATGGTGTCAAATAA
- a CDS encoding ATP-dependent DNA helicase yields MHIQNLLIKQFAWSPTDQQRHAFALLEEFLTTFHPATCFLLKGYAGTGKTTIISALVNVLPQLNKRVVLLAPTGRAAKVMSHYSGRKALTIHKKIYRKKSASTIELDFVLAENLHEQTLFIIDEASMISDDGLQFFSKSLLDDLIRYVQSGKNCTLMFVGDTAQLPPVGMLESPALDPEHITANYHLQTFHYELREVVRQQKTSGILFNATKVRDDIDLERQQESLPFPQFHTKGFADIFRMNGDRLIEGLHYSYDKFSIENAIVICRSNRSANLYNQHIRNQILFRDEEITGGDLVMVVRNNYHWLQQHDEKNTDFIANGDLAKVRKVTNVHEQHGFRFADIALEFMDDDELEPVQCRVLLDSLHVDSPNLPYEQQQALYTSIAKDYADISFKKDRMEAIKKDPYYNALQIKFAYAITCHKAQGGQWPCVFVDQGYLNDDMLNTEFLRWLYTAITRATQQLFLVNFNPKFYGE; encoded by the coding sequence ATGCATATCCAAAACCTGTTGATCAAACAGTTTGCCTGGTCGCCTACCGACCAACAACGGCATGCGTTTGCTTTATTGGAAGAATTTCTGACCACTTTTCATCCCGCTACTTGCTTTTTGCTCAAGGGCTATGCCGGTACCGGTAAAACGACGATCATCAGTGCACTAGTTAACGTGCTTCCGCAGCTTAATAAGCGTGTGGTGCTTTTAGCGCCTACTGGTCGCGCAGCAAAAGTGATGTCTCACTATTCTGGGAGAAAGGCGTTGACCATCCATAAGAAGATCTATCGGAAGAAAAGCGCATCGACAATAGAACTTGATTTTGTACTTGCTGAAAACTTGCACGAGCAAACCTTATTTATCATAGACGAAGCATCCATGATCTCGGATGATGGCTTGCAGTTTTTTTCCAAAAGTTTATTAGATGATCTAATTCGTTACGTACAATCGGGCAAAAATTGTACACTCATGTTTGTGGGCGATACGGCACAGCTTCCCCCAGTGGGCATGCTGGAAAGTCCGGCGCTAGATCCGGAGCATATTACGGCCAATTATCATTTGCAAACCTTTCATTACGAGCTTCGGGAAGTTGTGCGGCAACAGAAAACATCGGGTATTCTTTTTAACGCCACCAAAGTGCGCGATGACATTGATCTGGAACGGCAACAAGAGAGCTTGCCTTTTCCGCAGTTTCATACCAAAGGATTTGCCGATATCTTTCGGATGAACGGTGATCGACTTATCGAAGGGTTGCATTATAGCTATGATAAGTTTTCTATTGAAAATGCTATTGTAATCTGCCGTTCCAACCGATCGGCTAATCTATATAATCAGCATATTCGTAATCAGATCCTTTTTCGAGACGAAGAAATTACCGGCGGAGATCTCGTTATGGTGGTACGTAATAATTACCATTGGTTGCAGCAGCACGATGAAAAGAATACTGACTTTATTGCAAATGGCGACCTTGCAAAAGTGAGAAAGGTGACCAATGTACATGAGCAGCACGGTTTTCGTTTTGCCGACATCGCTTTGGAGTTTATGGACGACGACGAACTGGAGCCCGTGCAGTGCCGGGTATTGCTGGATAGCTTGCATGTCGATTCACCAAATCTGCCTTATGAACAACAACAGGCACTCTATACATCGATCGCGAAAGATTATGCCGATATTTCCTTTAAAAAAGATCGTATGGAAGCGATCAAAAAAGATCCATATTATAATGCCCTGCAAATCAAGTTCGCATATGCGATTACCTGTCATAAAGCACAAGGTGGACAATGGCCTTGTGTATTTGTAGATCAGGGTTATTTGAATGATGATATGCTCAATACGGAGTTTCTACGTTGGCTGTATACCGCCATAACACGTGCCACACAACAATTATTTCTGGTCAATTTTAATCCTAAATTTTATGGCGAGTAA
- a CDS encoding peptide MFS transporter, giving the protein MSKQVTLDQIQNFEGKYPKQLWYLFLVEMWERFCFYGMRGVLAIFMVDQLLLSEKDANLKYGAIQAFVYAFTFVGGIFADKILGFKRSLTFGAILMILGNGLIAIDPHQFFYFGIALTIIGTGFFKPNISSMVGDLYKADDPRRDAGFGIFYSGINVGALLGGALCVWLGKEHSWNLAFLAAAVVMLIGIIIFLVTKKHLGPIGDSPIASLPKTAKTTREVLVYAGALICIPLIFIMVNNTRYTDMFMYTIGPLALLYFFYQIVREKASKVRQKLIAALVLILFSILFFAIFEQAGGSLALFANKNLHSNLLFFNIDPNVVNNGANSLFVIVFSPLLGLLWLALAKKRLEPNTVIKFGLGFLFLAVGYYIFFGTRFFADESGKTSLGVFTLAYLAVTIGELCLSPIGLSMITKLSPRHLGGMMMGLWFLASAYGQYVAGLLGAGMSSPDEQASLLDKLIGYTAGYQQLAIYSLVAGIIMIALSPLIKRLMHGVN; this is encoded by the coding sequence ATGTCAAAACAAGTTACACTCGATCAGATCCAAAACTTCGAAGGAAAATACCCAAAACAATTGTGGTACCTCTTTCTGGTTGAAATGTGGGAACGCTTCTGTTTTTACGGGATGCGTGGCGTGCTCGCAATTTTCATGGTTGATCAACTTCTTCTTTCAGAAAAAGATGCCAACTTAAAATATGGCGCTATACAAGCTTTTGTGTATGCCTTTACATTTGTGGGCGGTATTTTTGCAGATAAGATACTTGGGTTCAAGCGTTCACTAACGTTTGGAGCCATCTTAATGATTTTAGGAAATGGATTGATTGCTATCGATCCACATCAATTTTTCTATTTTGGTATTGCGCTAACCATTATTGGCACGGGCTTTTTCAAACCCAACATTTCTTCCATGGTAGGCGATCTGTATAAAGCCGATGATCCGCGTCGGGATGCTGGTTTTGGTATTTTTTATTCCGGTATCAATGTTGGTGCGCTGTTAGGCGGTGCACTTTGTGTCTGGCTGGGAAAAGAGCATTCGTGGAATCTCGCATTCCTCGCTGCTGCTGTTGTCATGCTTATCGGCATCATTATTTTTTTAGTGACGAAAAAACACTTAGGACCAATAGGCGATAGTCCGATCGCCAGTTTGCCTAAAACAGCTAAAACAACACGTGAAGTTTTGGTTTATGCAGGGGCGCTGATCTGTATTCCGTTAATCTTTATTATGGTAAACAATACCCGCTACACCGATATGTTTATGTATACCATTGGTCCGTTGGCGCTGCTGTATTTCTTTTACCAGATCGTTCGGGAGAAAGCGTCAAAAGTGCGCCAAAAGCTCATTGCCGCTTTGGTCTTGATTTTATTCTCCATTTTGTTCTTCGCCATCTTCGAACAAGCCGGTGGTTCTTTGGCACTATTTGCTAATAAAAATCTACACAGCAACCTTTTGTTTTTTAATATCGACCCCAATGTGGTAAATAATGGCGCCAATTCGTTATTTGTTATCGTTTTTAGTCCACTTTTAGGACTTCTGTGGCTTGCTCTAGCTAAAAAACGGTTGGAGCCTAATACGGTAATTAAGTTTGGTCTTGGTTTTTTATTTTTAGCGGTAGGCTATTACATCTTCTTCGGTACACGCTTTTTTGCTGATGAGTCAGGAAAAACATCGTTGGGCGTCTTTACACTAGCATACCTTGCCGTTACTATCGGCGAGCTGTGCTTGTCACCGATCGGCTTATCGATGATCACGAAATTATCGCCGCGCCATTTGGGCGGCATGATGATGGGGCTTTGGTTTTTGGCAAGTGCTTATGGCCAATATGTGGCCGGCCTTTTAGGCGCGGGTATGTCGTCACCTGATGAGCAAGCGTCGTTGTTAGATAAATTGATTGGCTACACGGCCGGCTATCAGCAATTGGCTATTTACTCCTTGGTGGCTGGTATCATTATGATTGCCCTATCACCATTGATTAAACGGCTGATGCACGGCGTAAATTAA
- the ruvB gene encoding Holliday junction branch migration DNA helicase RuvB codes for MNEHLDPNPERLNPIDKDLERALRPQAFEDFTGQEKILENLSIFVRAAKLRGEALDHVLLHGPPGLGKTTLSNIIANEMGVNIKITSGPVLDKPGDLAGLLTNLEEGDVLFIDEIHRLSPLVEEYLYSAMEDFKIDITLETGPNARSVQISLNPFTLIGATTRSGLLTAPLRARFGINARLQYYDAKLLTTIVLRSSTILNTPISDEGAYEIARRSRGTPRIANALLRRTRDFAQIKGNGSVDRSIAQYALNALNVDENGLDEMDNRILTTIIDKFKGGPVGLKTIATAVGEDEGTIEEVYEPFLIQEGYLMRTSRGRECTEAAYKHLGRISLTKGNTLF; via the coding sequence ATGAATGAACATCTTGACCCCAATCCAGAACGATTAAATCCGATAGATAAAGATCTCGAAAGAGCTTTGCGACCGCAAGCTTTTGAAGATTTTACTGGTCAGGAAAAGATTCTTGAAAACCTCTCCATTTTTGTTAGAGCAGCCAAACTGCGTGGAGAAGCGTTAGACCATGTTTTATTGCATGGCCCTCCGGGACTGGGAAAAACGACGCTTTCTAATATTATCGCCAATGAAATGGGCGTTAATATCAAGATTACATCTGGTCCGGTATTAGACAAACCCGGCGATTTGGCGGGTTTGTTGACCAATCTCGAAGAAGGCGACGTGTTGTTTATCGATGAGATTCATCGCTTAAGTCCTCTCGTCGAAGAATACTTGTATTCGGCCATGGAGGACTTTAAGATCGATATTACGCTGGAAACAGGGCCGAATGCGCGCTCCGTGCAAATTTCGTTAAATCCGTTTACACTTATCGGCGCGACCACACGATCGGGTCTACTCACAGCACCGCTTCGCGCACGTTTTGGTATTAATGCAAGACTGCAATACTACGATGCTAAATTGCTCACAACGATTGTTTTACGATCGTCTACCATACTGAACACGCCGATCAGCGATGAGGGCGCTTACGAAATAGCACGCCGTAGTCGCGGTACACCGCGTATCGCTAATGCCTTACTGCGACGCACGCGTGATTTTGCACAGATCAAGGGCAATGGATCGGTAGACCGAAGTATCGCACAATATGCACTAAACGCGCTGAATGTCGATGAAAACGGGCTGGACGAGATGGATAATCGGATCTTGACGACCATTATCGATAAATTTAAAGGAGGCCCTGTAGGACTTAAAACCATCGCTACGGCGGTGGGCGAAGATGAGGGAACAATTGAAGAAGTCTATGAACCTTTTTTGATACAAGAAGGTTATCTTATGCGTACATCGCGCGGCAGAGAATGTACCGAGGCGGCTTACAAACATTTAGGACGAATTAGCTTGACTAAAGGAAATACATTATTTTAA
- a CDS encoding sugar phosphate isomerase/epimerase family protein, with translation MNSRRTFLRNLGLATAGLAMAPSLDVFAAKKSWFDISLAEWSLHKTLFKGDLKNIDFPELAAKKFGIYGVEYVNQFFKDKAKDMTYLKDLNGRAKDNGVTNVLIMIDGEGNLGDEDNSKRKQAIENHYKWIDAAAFLGCKSIRVNAAGKGTPEEVKAHVVESLSTLADYGKQAKINVIVENHGGISSHGDWLADVLKTVGKKNCGSLPDFGNFYEYDRYQGVQDLMPYAKGVSAKTHDFDAQGNETQIDYARMLKIVKAAGFKGFVGIEYEGSSLSEEEGILATKKLLERFKTV, from the coding sequence ATGAACTCAAGAAGAACCTTTTTAAGAAACCTAGGTCTCGCTACGGCTGGCTTAGCAATGGCGCCATCGCTCGATGTGTTTGCGGCCAAAAAATCATGGTTTGACATTTCGCTTGCCGAATGGTCTTTGCACAAAACACTGTTTAAAGGCGATTTAAAGAATATCGATTTTCCAGAGCTCGCTGCTAAAAAATTTGGAATCTACGGCGTAGAATACGTCAATCAGTTTTTTAAAGACAAAGCCAAGGATATGACTTATCTGAAGGACCTTAATGGCCGAGCGAAGGATAACGGCGTGACCAACGTATTAATTATGATCGACGGGGAAGGAAATTTGGGCGATGAGGACAACAGCAAACGCAAACAGGCCATTGAAAATCATTACAAGTGGATTGATGCCGCTGCTTTTTTAGGCTGTAAATCTATCCGCGTAAACGCTGCCGGCAAAGGTACACCCGAAGAAGTAAAAGCGCATGTCGTCGAAAGCTTAAGCACACTAGCCGATTACGGTAAACAAGCTAAAATAAATGTCATTGTCGAAAATCATGGTGGCATATCGTCACATGGTGATTGGCTTGCCGATGTATTAAAAACCGTAGGAAAGAAAAATTGCGGCAGTTTGCCTGATTTTGGTAATTTCTATGAGTATGATCGTTACCAAGGCGTACAAGATTTGATGCCTTACGCAAAAGGGGTGAGTGCTAAAACGCATGATTTTGACGCGCAAGGCAACGAAACACAAATCGATTATGCGCGTATGCTGAAGATTGTGAAAGCCGCAGGTTTTAAGGGGTTCGTCGGTATAGAATATGAAGGATCTTCCTTGTCGGAAGAAGAAGGCATATTGGCGACAAAAAAACTACTAGAGCGTTTTAAAACCGTATAG
- a CDS encoding peptide MFS transporter, protein MNQQQDEVLISHLAKQGLDDKMVMGHPASLFVLFFTEMWERFSYYGMRALLTVFLITEIAKGGWGWSNGDAMTLYAWYTGLVYLTPLIGGLIADKLTGYRKAITLGALIMTLGHLSMAFESTHSNFFFFGLVLMILGNGLFKPNISSMVGRLYPDTSAKKDAGYTIFYMGINAGAFLGMLLCGYIGEKVGWHYGFGLAGVFMFFGMLQFYFGQKIFGVIGESPKNKLLTNVKVEDDADTILPAKVVSDRLIVVGVLMFASLFFFFAFEQAGGSMTIFAKDYTQRVLSGSFGEIFKWIDAALTVFPILIVTGVLVSLAKKIVGKYPLTILFTAISFAIIWGLGFWKVYREFSAEQTEVTVSWFQILNSFFIITLASSFSKIWEKVWNPSGPVKFAMGLLLVGVGFVILAFGASTIPQGAKTASVSMIWLIVAYFFHTSGELCLSPVGLSYVSKLSPKKLAGLLFGLWFTASAIANFIAGMTGSYIDKISQTYSMSIFFYIIAAIPIAAALLLLLFNPVLKKMMHGIN, encoded by the coding sequence ATGAATCAACAACAAGATGAAGTCCTGATCAGCCACCTTGCCAAACAAGGATTGGATGATAAAATGGTGATGGGACATCCGGCAAGCTTATTCGTGCTATTTTTTACGGAGATGTGGGAGCGGTTTAGCTATTACGGTATGCGTGCCTTATTAACCGTATTTTTGATTACAGAAATAGCCAAAGGCGGTTGGGGCTGGTCAAATGGAGACGCAATGACGCTGTATGCATGGTATACAGGATTGGTTTATCTTACACCGTTGATCGGCGGACTGATAGCCGATAAATTAACCGGTTATAGAAAAGCCATCACCTTAGGAGCGCTGATTATGACGCTAGGTCACTTATCAATGGCTTTTGAAAGTACACATTCTAATTTTTTCTTCTTCGGACTCGTATTGATGATATTAGGTAACGGCTTATTTAAACCGAATATTTCTTCGATGGTTGGTCGTTTATATCCAGATACAAGCGCGAAAAAAGATGCAGGTTACACCATTTTCTATATGGGAATTAATGCAGGTGCATTTTTAGGCATGTTATTATGTGGTTACATAGGCGAGAAAGTAGGTTGGCATTACGGCTTTGGTTTAGCTGGCGTATTTATGTTTTTTGGTATGTTACAGTTTTATTTTGGACAGAAAATATTTGGAGTGATAGGCGAAAGTCCTAAAAACAAGCTTCTTACAAATGTCAAAGTTGAAGACGACGCAGATACCATTCTACCAGCAAAAGTAGTGAGCGACCGTTTAATTGTTGTCGGCGTTTTGATGTTTGCAAGTTTGTTTTTCTTTTTCGCTTTTGAGCAGGCCGGAGGGTCGATGACGATCTTTGCAAAAGACTACACACAACGGGTTTTAAGCGGTAGCTTTGGCGAAATTTTTAAATGGATAGATGCGGCATTAACCGTATTTCCAATCCTAATTGTAACCGGCGTATTAGTGAGTTTAGCGAAAAAAATAGTTGGAAAATATCCGTTAACCATCTTATTTACGGCTATATCGTTCGCTATTATTTGGGGCTTAGGTTTCTGGAAAGTGTATAGAGAATTTAGTGCTGAACAAACGGAGGTTACCGTCTCATGGTTTCAAATTTTAAATTCATTTTTCATTATTACATTAGCGTCGTCATTTAGTAAAATCTGGGAAAAGGTTTGGAATCCGTCAGGACCTGTTAAGTTTGCCATGGGTCTACTCTTAGTCGGCGTTGGCTTTGTAATTCTTGCATTTGGCGCTAGCACCATTCCGCAGGGTGCAAAAACAGCTTCTGTTAGCATGATCTGGCTTATTGTGGCTTATTTCTTTCATACATCAGGCGAGCTATGCTTATCTCCGGTAGGCTTATCATACGTTTCCAAACTTTCGCCAAAGAAGCTGGCTGGTCTTTTATTTGGTTTATGGTTTACAGCCTCTGCGATAGCAAATTTTATTGCTGGAATGACTGGTTCGTATATTGATAAGATATCACAAACCTACTCCATGTCTATTTTCTTCTATATCATTGCAGCGATTCCAATAGCGGCAGCGCTTTTATTGCTTTTATTTAACCCCGTACTAAAGAAAATGATGCACGGTATCAATTAA